DNA from Solanum stenotomum isolate F172 chromosome 3, ASM1918654v1, whole genome shotgun sequence:
ATCAATTAAGTTATGCAATGGCAATAGTTGAGTTGAAAGACTATACCTTTATGGGAATATCAAAGAGGACCAAGCCAAGCTCACCACCAATCTGAGTAACAGTATCAAAAGTAATAGAGCCCCTAGCCAAATCCTCAATCAATGGAATTAAATCAGAGAAAATGCTAATATCGGTTAGCTCAAGCGTAGCGTTGACATAGGAAGATGCCCTAGCCTTAATACGACCATAATCAGATATAACGTGCCCGAGCTGCTTACCCCTATACCCGATAGAAATCACTACATAACGGAAATTGACGGAATAAAAGTCCTTATTACGAATCTTAGCAGTGACATCCAGGGTAACGTCGATTGCAATTTTGGGGAATGAATGGACTTTAAGGTGCCGGAGCTTGAGCCGGGCAATGGAGAGTTCCGGATCAGAGGGCCATAGAAAAAAAAGTGCGGCGGAGAGGAGGATGAACACGGCGGCGCAATAAACGTAGCGACGGGTAGGTCGCCGGAGGAATTGTCGAGGGGTACGGTAGTATTGAGGTAGAACGATAATGTATTGGGGTTGTTGGTGTGGTTGGGGTGGATAGGAGGGGAGGGGGTCGTAAGGGATAGGAGGTTGATCGGAGAATTTAGATGAAGCCATTGATGAGGGGGTTTTAGGAGTTCAAGGAGAGAATTAGGACCGGAGATATAAGGAGGACGAGGAGTCTTGTATAATACAACAAGTTAGTATTTTACCCAACTCATGTTGGCTGTTGCGTGGTGGTTTAATGATGTATGCCAATAGAAATTAACTTGCACTGATCacggaatttaagaaatatgaaaagatttacttgttttaaaattaccttttaaaaaataagaaacataAATATGCGTTAGTCGGATACAGCTATCAGCTATTATAGAAGGATAGGagaaatgataaaataagattgtaaaataaagtaaagtaaaaaatgagaaataaataagA
Protein-coding regions in this window:
- the LOC125860618 gene encoding uncharacterized protein LOC125860618 gives rise to the protein MASSKFSDQPPIPYDPLPSYPPQPHQQPQYIIVLPQYYRTPRQFLRRPTRRYVYCAAVFILLSAALFFLWPSDPELSIARLKLRHLKVHSFPKIAIDVTLDVTAKIRNKDFYSVNFRYVVISIGYRGKQLGHVISDYGRIKARASSYVNATLELTDISIFSDLIPLIEDLARGSITFDTVTQIGGELGLVLFDIPIKGKVVCEIVVDTRNETISHQNCYPE